The Niallia alba genome includes a window with the following:
- the glmU gene encoding bifunctional UDP-N-acetylglucosamine diphosphorylase/glucosamine-1-phosphate N-acetyltransferase GlmU produces MTTRYAVILAAGQGTRMKSKLYKVLHPVCGKPMVQHVVDQVEKLQVDSIVTVIGHGSEKVKAQLGNSVNYVYQQEQLGTAHAVIQAKDLLGDKEGVTLVVCGDTPLMTSETIEALFLHHEKVGAKATILTAKASNPDGYGRIIRNQMGVVEKIVEHKDATEAERKITEINTGTYVFDNALLFQALNNVSNENVQGEYYLPDVIEILKQQGETVSAFQTIDFNETIGVNDRIALSEAESIMRKRINEQHMRNGVTIIDPLNTYIEAGVTIKEDTVIYPGSTISGNAVIGSDCTIGPNTEIKNCVVGNNTAIKQSVAHDSSIGSDVNIGPFAHIRPASIIDDEVKIGNFVEIKKATFGKGSKASHLSYIGDASVGSDVNIGCGTITVNYDGKNKFLTTIEDGAFIGCNSNLIAPVTIGKGAYVAAGSTITDDVPSEALSIARARQVNKENYKRK; encoded by the coding sequence ATGACAACTCGTTACGCAGTGATTTTAGCCGCAGGACAGGGAACTAGAATGAAGTCAAAACTTTATAAAGTACTTCATCCTGTTTGTGGAAAGCCGATGGTACAGCACGTTGTAGATCAAGTAGAAAAGCTACAAGTGGATTCAATCGTAACAGTAATTGGCCACGGTTCAGAAAAAGTAAAAGCGCAGCTTGGTAATAGTGTGAATTACGTATACCAACAAGAGCAGCTTGGAACGGCACATGCAGTAATACAAGCAAAAGATCTTCTTGGAGACAAAGAAGGAGTGACACTTGTCGTTTGTGGAGATACCCCACTTATGACAAGTGAGACGATAGAGGCACTCTTTTTACACCATGAGAAAGTGGGAGCGAAGGCAACCATTTTAACGGCAAAGGCAAGTAATCCAGATGGTTATGGCAGAATTATTCGTAATCAAATGGGGGTAGTAGAAAAAATTGTTGAGCATAAGGATGCAACGGAAGCAGAAAGAAAAATAACAGAAATTAATACAGGTACCTATGTATTTGATAATGCTTTGTTATTTCAGGCTTTAAATAATGTTTCAAATGAAAATGTGCAAGGTGAATATTATTTGCCAGATGTTATTGAGATTTTGAAACAACAGGGAGAAACAGTTAGTGCGTTCCAAACAATTGATTTCAATGAAACAATTGGTGTGAATGATCGGATTGCTTTATCAGAAGCAGAATCAATTATGAGAAAGCGAATCAATGAACAGCATATGCGTAACGGCGTAACGATTATTGATCCGTTAAATACTTATATTGAAGCAGGCGTAACAATTAAAGAAGATACCGTAATATACCCAGGAAGTACGATTTCAGGAAATGCTGTAATTGGTTCAGATTGCACGATTGGGCCAAATACAGAAATAAAAAATTGTGTTGTAGGAAATAATACGGCTATCAAACAGTCTGTTGCCCATGATAGCAGCATTGGTTCTGACGTAAATATTGGACCATTTGCACATATTCGTCCAGCATCTATCATTGATGATGAAGTGAAAATCGGAAACTTTGTTGAAATTAAAAAAGCAACATTCGGAAAAGGAAGTAAAGCATCTCACTTAAGTTATATTGGAGATGCGAGCGTCGGCAGTGATGTGAATATAGGTTGTGGTACAATCACGGTTAATTATGATGGGAAAAATAAGTTTTTGACTACGATAGAAGATGGCGCATTTATTGGCTGTAATTCCAATTTAATTGCACCTGTCACAATTGGTAAAGGAGCTTATGTTGCAGCAGGCTCCACCATTACAGATGACGTTCCGTCTGAGGCACTTTCTATTGCACGTGCCCGCCAAGTTAATAAAGAGAATTATAAACGTAAATAA
- a CDS encoding ribose-phosphate diphosphokinase, which translates to MPVKNLDPNLKVFSLNSNPELAGEIAESIGVELGKCSVTRFSDGEIQINIEESIRGCDVYVIQSTSAPVNEHIMELLIMIDALKRASAKTINLVIPYYGYARQDRKARAREPITAKLVANLLETAGATRVITLDLHAPQIQGFFDIPIDHLMGVPILGNYFSQREFDGELVIVSPDHGGVTRARKLAERLKAPIAIIDKRRPKPNVAEVMNIVGNIEGKIAILIDDIIDTAGTITLGANALAENGAKEVYACCTHPVLSGPAMERINNSKIKELVVTNSIELGDKKLSANVIQLSVADLLGEAILRVHQDQSVSFLFD; encoded by the coding sequence ATGCCAGTTAAGAATTTAGATCCAAATTTGAAGGTATTCAGTTTAAACTCTAATCCAGAATTAGCGGGGGAAATTGCCGAGTCAATTGGAGTAGAATTAGGGAAATGTTCTGTAACACGTTTTAGCGATGGAGAAATTCAAATTAATATTGAAGAGAGTATCCGTGGTTGTGACGTATATGTTATTCAGTCAACTAGTGCACCTGTTAACGAGCATATTATGGAATTATTAATCATGATTGATGCATTAAAACGTGCATCAGCTAAGACGATTAACCTAGTAATTCCTTATTATGGGTATGCTAGACAAGACAGAAAAGCAAGAGCTCGTGAACCAATTACAGCAAAATTAGTAGCTAACTTACTAGAAACTGCTGGCGCAACTCGTGTTATTACATTAGACTTGCATGCACCACAAATTCAAGGTTTCTTTGATATTCCGATTGATCACTTGATGGGTGTACCAATTCTAGGTAACTATTTCAGTCAACGTGAATTCGATGGAGAACTTGTTATTGTTTCTCCAGATCATGGCGGTGTTACAAGAGCAAGAAAGCTTGCAGAACGATTAAAGGCACCGATTGCTATTATTGATAAAAGACGACCAAAGCCAAATGTGGCGGAAGTAATGAATATTGTTGGTAATATCGAAGGGAAAATTGCTATTCTGATTGATGATATTATTGATACAGCTGGAACTATTACACTTGGTGCCAATGCTCTTGCTGAAAATGGCGCGAAAGAGGTTTATGCATGCTGTACACATCCTGTATTATCAGGACCCGCCATGGAAAGAATCAACAATTCTAAAATTAAAGAGCTAGTTGTAACAAACTCTATTGAACTGGGAGATAAGAAACTTTCTGCTAATGTTATTCAATTATCAGTAGCTGATTTATTAGGTGAGGCTATTCTTCGCGTTCACCAAGATCAGTCTGTAAGTTTCTTGTTTGATTGA
- the purR gene encoding pur operon repressor, translating into MKFRRSERLIDMTNYLLEHPRQLVSLSYFAEKYGSAKSSISEDLAIIKETFEQRGIGTLHTLPGAAGGVKYQVRVSEEEAKPFVEELCDLIKSPERLLPGGYLYMNDILGNTAIVQKVGKLFASAFADTDIDVVMTVATKGIPLAYAVGTYLNVPVVMVRRDSKVTEGSTVSINYVSGSTKRIQTMLLSKRSLEDGSKVLIVDDFMKAGGTINGMISLLEEFNASVAGIAVLVEAEEAEERLVDDYLSLVKLSGVDVKEKKISVENGNYFDKK; encoded by the coding sequence ATGAAGTTTCGTCGTAGTGAGCGTTTAATAGACATGACGAATTACTTGCTGGAGCATCCTAGGCAGTTAGTATCTCTTTCTTATTTTGCAGAAAAGTACGGCTCAGCCAAGTCTTCCATAAGTGAGGATTTGGCTATTATTAAAGAAACATTTGAGCAAAGAGGAATTGGTACCTTGCATACATTGCCAGGAGCAGCCGGTGGAGTAAAATATCAAGTAAGAGTCAGTGAAGAGGAAGCTAAACCATTTGTAGAAGAGCTTTGTGATTTGATTAAAAGTCCAGAAAGGCTTTTACCAGGTGGATACCTCTATATGAATGATATACTGGGAAATACGGCTATCGTTCAAAAAGTTGGAAAACTTTTTGCATCAGCTTTTGCTGATACTGACATAGATGTAGTGATGACAGTTGCTACAAAGGGAATTCCTTTAGCATATGCAGTAGGAACTTATTTAAATGTTCCTGTGGTTATGGTTAGAAGAGATAGCAAAGTAACAGAAGGTTCTACTGTGAGTATCAATTATGTTTCTGGTTCAACTAAAAGAATCCAAACGATGCTACTGTCTAAAAGAAGTTTAGAAGATGGTTCCAAAGTTTTAATTGTGGATGACTTTATGAAGGCTGGCGGTACGATCAATGGCATGATTAGTCTATTAGAGGAATTCAATGCAAGTGTTGCGGGAATAGCAGTATTAGTGGAAGCTGAAGAGGCTGAGGAAAGATTAGTAGATGATTATTTATCACTAGTCAAATTATCAGGTGTTGATGTAAAAGAAAAGAAAATTTCTGTGGAAAATGGTAATTATTTTGACAAAAAGTAG
- a CDS encoding RidA family protein: protein MKVVQTSNAPAAIGPYSQGIIVNNLFFSSGQIPLTAEGTLVEGDVQTQTHQVFKNLAAVLEEAGASFETVVKATVFIKNMEDFQAINEVYGEYFSTHKPARSCVEVARLPKDVLVEIEVIALCK, encoded by the coding sequence ATGAAAGTTGTTCAAACAAGCAATGCACCAGCAGCTATCGGACCGTATTCTCAAGGAATTATTGTAAATAATCTATTTTTCAGTTCTGGACAAATTCCTTTAACTGCAGAAGGTACCTTAGTAGAAGGGGACGTTCAAACACAGACACACCAAGTGTTTAAGAATTTAGCAGCAGTTTTAGAAGAGGCTGGTGCATCCTTTGAAACAGTGGTGAAAGCAACTGTATTTATTAAAAATATGGAAGACTTCCAAGCGATCAATGAAGTATATGGGGAGTATTTCTCTACTCATAAACCTGCTCGTTCTTGTGTGGAAGTAGCTAGACTTCCTAAAGATGTATTAGTAGAAATCGAAGTAATTGCTCTTTGTAAATAA
- a CDS encoding anti-sigma-F factor Fin family protein, whose amino-acid sequence MAIHYHCRHCGVHIGSIDVESVETNRLGFDHLTEEDRSEMIQYHQTGDVEVKSICEDCQESLSKNPGYYENDYLIH is encoded by the coding sequence ATGGCTATACACTATCATTGCAGACATTGTGGTGTGCATATAGGGTCAATTGATGTGGAATCAGTAGAAACAAATCGATTAGGTTTTGATCATTTAACAGAAGAAGACCGCTCCGAAATGATTCAGTACCATCAAACAGGAGATGTTGAGGTAAAATCTATTTGTGAAGATTGTCAAGAATCATTATCGAAAAATCCTGGTTATTATGAAAATGATTATTTGATTCATTAA
- the spoVG gene encoding septation regulator SpoVG, with protein sequence MEVTDVRLRRVNTDGRMRAIASITLDNEFVVHDIRVIDGNNGLFVAMPSKRTPDGEFRDIAHPINSGTRGKIQEAVLAEYHRLGELEIEFEEAGAS encoded by the coding sequence ATGGAAGTAACTGATGTAAGGCTACGCCGAGTTAATACGGATGGACGAATGAGAGCTATTGCCTCTATTACACTAGATAATGAATTTGTTGTTCACGATATTAGGGTAATTGACGGAAATAATGGATTATTTGTAGCGATGCCAAGTAAACGAACACCGGATGGTGAATTTAGGGATATCGCGCATCCAATTAACTCTGGTACAAGAGGAAAAATCCAGGAAGCAGTTTTGGCAGAATACCACCGCCTGGGTGAATTAGAAATTGAATTTGAAGAAGCTGGAGCTTCCTAA
- the pth gene encoding aminoacyl-tRNA hydrolase → MKLIVGLGNPGKQYDRTRHNIGFEVVDFLSSHYNIPLDKAKFKGNFGMGNIGGEKIILLKPLTYMNLSGESIRPIMDYYDLQPEDLVVIYDDLDLPVGKIRLRQKGSSGGHNGIKSTILHVGTEKFNRIRVGIDRPKNGMKVVDYVLGKFTKEEMDILEGTIQKCADACAHWTEEPFLQVMNKYNIQ, encoded by the coding sequence ATGAAATTAATCGTAGGACTTGGAAATCCAGGTAAGCAATATGATAGAACAAGACATAATATCGGGTTTGAAGTAGTTGATTTTTTATCAAGCCATTATAATATTCCATTAGATAAAGCAAAATTCAAAGGGAATTTTGGAATGGGAAATATTGGCGGTGAAAAGATAATTTTATTAAAGCCGCTTACATATATGAATCTTTCCGGAGAATCTATTCGTCCTATTATGGACTATTACGATTTACAGCCAGAAGATTTAGTAGTTATTTATGATGATTTAGACTTGCCGGTCGGAAAGATAAGACTTCGTCAAAAAGGAAGCTCTGGCGGACATAATGGAATTAAGTCAACCATTCTTCATGTGGGGACTGAAAAATTTAATCGTATAAGAGTCGGGATTGATCGCCCGAAAAATGGAATGAAGGTTGTAGATTATGTCCTTGGGAAATTTACAAAGGAAGAGATGGATATATTAGAAGGGACTATCCAGAAATGTGCAGATGCTTGTGCACATTGGACAGAGGAACCTTTTTTGCAAGTAATGAATAAATATAATATCCAGTAA
- a CDS encoding 50S ribosomal protein L25/general stress protein Ctc: MTATLQAKKRTTEKHSNLTKLRNEGEIPGIVYGSKVENTAISLNEANFLKTIREVGRNGVISLDIDGETYNVVLNEYDSDPIKRGIVHVDFLAVDLSKAISAPVRVSLVGEAAGVKDGGVMQQALHELTVTAKPNDIPTSIDIDVTDLQVGDTITVGDVKGYDKIEINHEQEEVIASILAPRQEEEISTGEQQEEGMPDNVEGRETKPDTAEE; this comes from the coding sequence ATGACAGCAACTTTACAGGCAAAAAAACGTACGACGGAAAAGCATTCAAACTTAACGAAATTAAGAAATGAGGGAGAAATTCCAGGTATCGTTTATGGATCAAAAGTAGAAAATACAGCGATCTCTTTAAATGAAGCGAATTTCCTAAAAACAATTCGAGAGGTTGGAAGAAATGGTGTTATTTCGTTAGATATTGACGGAGAAACCTATAATGTTGTTTTAAATGAATATGATTCTGATCCAATTAAACGCGGCATCGTACATGTGGACTTTTTAGCAGTAGATTTATCAAAAGCAATCAGTGCACCAGTAAGGGTATCTCTAGTAGGCGAAGCAGCTGGAGTAAAAGATGGAGGCGTTATGCAACAGGCTCTACATGAATTAACAGTTACAGCAAAACCTAATGATATACCGACTAGTATTGATATTGATGTAACAGATCTTCAAGTAGGAGATACGATTACTGTCGGAGATGTTAAGGGTTATGATAAAATAGAAATTAATCATGAACAAGAAGAAGTAATAGCATCCATTCTTGCACCAAGACAGGAAGAGGAAATTAGTACAGGAGAACAACAAGAAGAAGGAATGCCTGATAATGTAGAAGGCAGAGAAACAAAGCCAGATACAGCAGAAGAGTAA